Proteins co-encoded in one Arachis hypogaea cultivar Tifrunner chromosome 13, arahy.Tifrunner.gnm2.J5K5, whole genome shotgun sequence genomic window:
- the LOC112737708 gene encoding uncharacterized protein — MVSTRAAMESRLEVLEKQMEEMREAQNRLLEAQNRSFELLSTNLLRQVREMFSQQHHDQGGNGAGGRNGGDGEGSEGRGGGNNEGEIEQRRFEPTRKLDIPIFSGDDANGWLVKMERYFRVTQVAPTERMDFVTLALEGKALAWMEWWEEYTPFQTWRRFKEDLLKRFQPGAALNPMAPLLEVKQVEVVAQYR, encoded by the coding sequence ATGGTTTCCACGCGAGCTGCCATGGAGTCGAGGTTGGAAGTCTTGGAGAAGCAAATGGAGGAGATGAGGGAGGCCCAGAATCGTTTGCTGGAAGCTCAAAACCGATCATTTGAACTCTTATCCACCAACCTGCTGAGACAGGTGAGGGAAATGTTTTCGCAACAACACCATGACCAGGGAGGAAACGGGGCTGGAGGGAGAAACGGGGGAGATGGAGAAGGTTCAGAAGGCAGAGGCGGTGGTAATAATGAAGGTGAAATAGAACAGAGGAGATTTGAGCCTACCAGGAAGCTTGACATTCCTATCTTCTCAGGAGATGATGCAAATGGCTGGCTGGTGAAGATGGAAAGATATTTTCGTGTCACCCAGGTGGCTCCGACAGAAAGGATGGACTTTGTCACTCTTGCTTTGGAGGGAAAGGCTCTCGCATGGATGGAGTGGTGGGAAGAATACACACCATTTCAGACATGGAGACGATTCAAGGAGGACTTATTGAAACGTTTTCAACCTGGAGCTGCTCTCAACCCCATGGCTCCGTTACTAGAGGTGAAACAGGTGGAGGTCGTCGCTCAGTATAGGTGA